In Penaeus vannamei isolate JL-2024 chromosome 24, ASM4276789v1, whole genome shotgun sequence, the genomic stretch atgtgtgtgtgtgtgtttatgtgtatgtgtgtgtgtgtgtgtatgtgcgtgcgtgcgtgtgtgtgtgtgtgcgtgcgtgtctgtgcgcatgtgcgtgtctagatacacatatagaattGCCTGAAACAAAGGACGTGCGATCGagctcaacaacaacaacaaaaaaaaagtttgtgaatGGTGTGATGCTTTCCACGAGTGTTGATATTGTGAAATGGTGCAtcgatatacattttcttttcttctctctctctctctctctctctctctctctctctctctctctctctctctctctctctctctctctctctctctctctcttgatattgtGAAATGGCGCAtcgataaacattttttttttggggggggttctctccgtctcgctctctctctctctctctctctctctctctctctctctctctctctctctctctctctctctctctctctctctctctctctctctctctctctctctcactcgctttctctcttctctcttctctctctctctctctcgatattgtGAAATGGCGCTTCGCTATACAAACTTCTTTTGATTAGCGTTTATTTGTCCACTTGACCTTCGTACTATATTAATGTGTTTCGAACCGTGAATAAGACGTAACATTAAATGGATTTTAGGGAAGATATGTAAGGGGGTCCTCGGTTTATTTTCTGTCTGAAGAGGGGTCCtcggcagagaaaaaaaaagtttgagaatTTCTGCTGTAGAGGAaagctgttttcatttttttttctctctaattcttacACAGAGTAAGTATTCAAAGTTGGAtttcacaaacacgcacgcatacacatacacacatacacatgcacatacacatacacatgcacacacacacacacacacacacatacacacacatacacatacacatacacacacacacacgtacacacgtacacatacacacacacacacacacacacacacacacacacacacacacacacacacacacacacacacacacacacacacacacacgcacacacacgcacacacaagctgaTTAAGAACTCACGAACACAGAAATGTCTTCTTTTGTGTAACTATCAACAGCACCTAaattaaagcaaaaaaacaacaacaacaacaacaaacctgtAAAACTATCCACAGAAGAATTGTACCGTTGAGAAACATCCCAAGCGTCCCCACAGTCTGTGAGTAAACATCCCCCGCCTTTTCCTGCCATGGTTAGCACACCCATAAAACCGGCGGCGCATTTATGTAAAcgggaaaggctaggtcagtagcatcTCGAGGAGGCGTCATGGTGTCTGATCctatttttggagaaaaaaaagcacatggggctTATTTTAATGACGTCATAAAAGTTATGGATGGTTtgcgaatatggtcgatcattttggtatcTTTAATCTTCaaagaggatggaaaataatgattttaatggttgcaTTTCCACCaaaacaggcgccatgacacctcgaattattactgatctagcctttcccttatATAGACAACACCTTCACCAAATGAGCTATAACTGAAGCAACTATCACCGTGTTAAAAGAATCTAGACATAGGAGACGCGTTTTCTTGAAGGTTATTGCGGAAAATACAGCGTGAAATTCAGGAGTCGCAGTTACGTAAACAACTTAACCTAATGAGCTAACTGAAGCAACTATCGCCATGTTTATAGAATCTTGACGTAGGATATGCATTTTCTTGTAGTTTTTTTCGGTAAATACAGCGTGAAAGTGGGAAATCAGTGTAATTGATAACCAATGGGATTAGTATCTTGTGTATGAATTGATAATAAACGGAATTTTTGATGTAGGATTTTTTGGTGTATTAGAGTTTAATTGATAACCTTGGTATTCTTTCTGGTATGCTTGACTTTGATAGACGACCATGGATTATATCTGGTATGTTAGATATAATAGATAACCATGGGATTTTGTTGGTGTGGTACTTTTATTGATAACTATGTGATTTATTTGATATGCTAGACTTTAACTGATAATCATAGGATTTTGTTGGTGTGCTAGCTCCTCTTTGAtaaatatagaaaacgggaattttaAATTGTGCAAGGAATACGAACTTATCTCTTGTTTACCATTCAGTGGCCTTCTCAGGTGGCTTTGTCGAATCCAGAAGGTTGTGAAATACTGTTATAAACTGATTTTTTAACGATAAATGTTttaattaatttgatttttttcggaagattttgtttttatttttaaagaaCAGCTTTTATTAGTAGATATTGCGTGACCATGACTTTAAATAAAATATTCTaccatttaaaaataataacaactaaatctTATGTATGAAAAGTCAAACTTAGAAGAGAATATATCAAACTGTACAAAAAGAACTACCTAATAAATATGAATTAACACATTAACGATAATTTTTGCTATAATTTACCTACACAACCAAATAGATGCCTCTTCTtacttttattcatgttttccttTTATAAATCTTTCAtcgaatatatacagtatattcaaCATAAACCTCCACTATTATTTTACACAGAACCACTTAATTTACGTCCTCCTTTACAAGAATAATGAACAAAAACCACATAATTTGAGCTTAGCATTGTTCCCTGTATTTATAAGCTTAAGTTTATACACTGAAACTAATACGCGATCATTACATGTAACTACGCCGTGAAATATATCTAGAGTCACACTAGATACGTATATATCCGTATAAGCATACGTgcgtagaggtgtgtgtgtgtgtgtgtgtgtgtatatatatatatatatatatatatatatatatatatatatatatatatataaatgtattgatgaataaatacgtatgtatataaatgtataaacgtgcacatacacacacacacacacacatacacacacacacacacacacacacatatatatatatatatatatatatatatatatatatatatatatatatatatatgtgtgtgtgtgtgtgtgtgtgtgtgtgtgtgtatacatatacatatttctatgtatgtatgtatatatatatgtatatatatatatatatatatatatatatatatatatatatacatatacaagtgtgtacgtgtgtttaaatCAGATGGAAAAGaactaaaacagagaaaaagagaagaatagaaactaTTCATTTCGCGCACGATGCAAGAGACTTAAACGGTTCCTTTCTGGAAACCGGAAAGTATAAATTCTAAGCGTTCCGTGCTTTTAACACCCTGGTTAACACGACCGTCCGTTGTTCCCGCGGTTTTCCCGACCGTTTACAAGAGAAACTCaaaaaataacaaccacaaaacaTGTATAAAAAGTAAGACGAGCCATATGAACGTGTGATTTGGCGGTGAATAAAAAATCTATGTGATTTTAGGAGGAAAatgtattaatcataataattcagTTTCGTTGGTCGTATGATAAACAttggcgcgtttttttttttaaggttaaaAATCGGATAAAAGGAAAAACGGCTTAGCCAAGTTACACATTTGATCGAATTATTGAAAGTAAAGGAATTATATCGTCAGTTTTTCCAAATTGTCAAAAATACATAATCTTCTGATACATTGATTTTGTTTACTTTCAGTCGAATAAACATCCATAACAGATAGCTACGCATTAACCCTTCCAcatcttttatatgtttatttattataaggaatcaatgtttttctttttaatgtagcGTCTTGTTGTtattaagaaatagaaaataacaacatTCAGTTTAAATGTTTTATTAGTGGTTACTGGAAAcaaacttttctttccttttttcttttttttctttcaactttttctttttcttattttggcgGAAGTCAAACCTAGGCTTCTGTCCAACTTTTCAGCGACACGCTTTTTTAATTACTCGTCTCAGGAAGTAAAATGCATTATATAATGCACGCAACAACACATACTTATCCGCACACAAATGTTGTATCTCACGGATATCTACAATcgctaaatgtgtgtgtgggtgtgcgtgtgtgtgtatatgtgtgtgtatatgtgtgtgtgtgtgtgtgtgtgtgtgtgtgtgtgtgtgtatgtgtgtgtgtgtgtgtgtgtgtgtgtgtgtgtgtgtgtgtgtgtgtgtctgtacgttcgCGCGCGCgcttgcgtacgtgcgtgcgtgagagagagagagagagagagagagagagagagagagagagagagagagagagagagagagagagagagagagagagagagagagagagagagagagaaatacaaaaacaaaacacatgaaCACAGCTTTCTCACAATGCAAAAGAAACATCAATTGTTCAAATTCTCCAAAACATTCACATATGATACCTTAACATTAAGAGGAAAAATGCACATCTGGAAGCACGACCACGATCCAAGGAGACGGTGCATGCATCTATACTCGAAAGTCACTTCATGATTTAGCAGGAGTCGTCATGCACAGTTGTTCATTGCTTACTGTGCCTTTTCTCCTTCGCAACATGTCAATTAATTACTCACGTAGAGGAAATGGTTCGTTTAAAAGCTGCTTTGGGTTAAACCTGTCTTGTTTGTAAAAGCGAATACTATGAACAAAATTATTGGAAACCAAAATCATACATATCCATTGAGTCTCCGTGTTGCCCCCTTAAGAAGGTTTACGCTTGAGAACCATTATCttagagggaaataaataaagaaaaatactgtGACTTTGTGTGGACTTACATGCACGAGTGACTATAAAACAGCAATGAACATTATCAATGAGCTGACATAATTAAGTAATAAGGGTAACAGAAATacagataataacatcaatgttattatctttttaatgtcattataataattataattatcatgatcataataatcataccaGATAACATTCAGGTTAATGAAATTTTGCGACAAGTCCGGTAATAATCATCACtttatttccagaaaaaaatacttttgacATACATGACACAGATACAGAAATCTTCAGTGtctttgtttcccttcctctccgtttatcttttctcctttttaaatggttctcttttctcctttttaaacGGTTCCTTTAGCGTTTTCCCGCCtgtattttcctcatttcttcccagTACTCGACCTCGCTGACGCCTTCCCACTCTCGCTTCGACAGCTTTTGGAAGAACCTGTGTGGGAATGAAAAGAAGATGAGGTGGTCTGCAGTATGGTGACGATTGGGGTGAAAGAAGCTCGTttcgtaagagagagggagagagagagggagagagggagggagggagagagggagggagagagagagggagggagggagagagggagggagagagagagagagggagagagggagagagagagagagagagggagatagatagagagagagagagagagagagagagcgagagagagagagagagagagagagagagagagaagagaagagaagagtatttTCTCTGGCACTGATGCTGAGATTACTGTTATGTAAGGGAAATCTCATTACAGACAATTTCCTCtaagttttctttatttctgtttggttaaggtgtatatatatatgtcgacagTTTCGGAGTTTTCTTAGTATTTCAGGCACGGGAAATGTGCCGCCTCGAAAAATCTTGAAAGGGGAATTGTCCCCCTTGTCATTAAATCTGAGCGAGAGGGAAATCCGCGGGGAGGATTACTTTTGAGGCGATTTACAGCGATTAATAGATGAAATCAGAATTCATTTgatttaaaaatagaaaaagaaagggaaaaagaaagaaaaagaaacaaacaaacaaatggctATTTCAGTAACGAACAGAAAAGAGATCAAAAGCGATCCTTGTCTTGATTCCGACTCTTTAAAACTGATTTTGGCTTTGATATTCAGCGCTGATTTTGCCTTACTTTTCTTGCACTTGTTGGGAGAGCTCGACTTCGAGATCGGTAGGTGTTGAGAGGATGGCCTCCAGATTACGTCTGAAGATGCGACTGTCGTTGGAGCCCATGAGGTGTGTGGCCACGCCCTCCGTGCTGGCCGAGAACTGCACGGCCAGACGAGCCAAGTCGCTGCCCGCGTCCTGGGAAAGAATCGGAAAAAGAAGTGTTATTGGAAAATACAACTCCGGGAAGTGTTTGCGTGAGACGACGAATAACTGAATAACTACGAAGTAAATAATGGAAGAATCCCCAAAACGTTTTAAATGAACCATCGAATGAACAGTACCCACGTCTTCGTCAGTAGTTACCTTGCAGAACTTGGCGGCGAGTTTCGAGGCGTCCTTGATCTCCTGTTGCGCGGGATGCCATTCGGGAGGTTCGCCCTCGCACAGGAGGCCCATCGCCACTGCGCAGGCGCTGATTACTCCGATATTCCGAGACTGAGGATAATAGTTTGACGAATCTTTgtttagaagaaataaaaaaaaaagatctgtttCTAATATGGCGGTAAATATGTATACTGAGAGAGAGGTGAATTGAAATCACCGCGCGTTACTAATATGGCGGTAAATATGTGAACGAAAATCACCGCACGCTACTAATATGTCGGTAAATATGTATACTGAGAGAGATGTGAACGAAAATCACCGCACGCTACTAATATGGCGGTAAATATGTATACTGAGAGAGATGTGAACGAAAATCACCGCGCGTTACTAATATGGCGGTCAATATGTATACTGAGAGAGATGTGAACGAAAATCACCGCGCGTTACTAATATGGCGGTAAATATGTATACTGAGAGAGATGTGAACGAAAATCACCGCACGCTACTAATATGGCGGTCAATATGTATCCTGAGAGAGATGTGAACGAAAATCACCACGCGCTACTAATATGGCGGTAAATATGTGTACTGAGAGAGATGTGAACGAAAATCACCGCGCGTTACTAATATGGCGGTAAATATGTATACTGAGAGAGATGTGAACGAAAATCACCGTGCGTTACTAATATGGCGGTAAATATGTATACTGAGAGAGATGTGAACGAAAATCACCGCACGCTACTAATATGGCGGTAAATATGTATACTGAGAGATATGTGAACGAAAATCACCGCGCGTTACTAATATGGCGGTAAATATGTGTACTGAGAGAGATGTGAACGAAAATCACCGCGCGTTACTAATATGGCGGTAAATATGTATACTGAGAGAGATGTGAACGAAAATCACCGCGCGCTACTAATATGGCGGTAAATATGTATACTGAGAGAGATGTGAACGAAAATCACCGCACGCTACTAATATGGCGGTAAATATGTGTACTGAGAGAGATGTGAACGAAAATCACCGCGCGCTACTAATATGGCGGTAAATATGTGTACTGAGAGAGATGTGAACGAAAATCACCGCGCGCTACTAATATGGCGGTAAATATGTGTACTGAGAGAGATGTGAACGAAAATCACCGCGCGCTACTAATATGGCGGTAAATATGTATACTGAGAGAGATGTGAACGAAAATCACCGCGCGTTACTAATATGGCGGTAAATATGTATACTGAGAGAGATGTGAACGAAAATCACCGCGCGTTACTAATATGGCGGTAAATATGTATACTGAGAGAGATGTGAACGAAAATCACCGCGCGCTACTAATATGGCGGTAAATATGTTTACTGAGAGAGATGTGAATTGAAATCACCGCGCGTTACTAATATGGCGGTAAATATGTTTACTAAGAGAGATGTGAACGAAAATCACCGCACGCTACTAATATGGCGGTAAATGTTTACTGAGAAATATGTGAACGAAAATCCTCGCGCGTTACTAATATGGCGGTAAACATGTATACTGAGAGAGATGTGAACGAAAATCACCGCACGCTACCTGGAAGAAGGGCATATACTCCTTCAGGACGTCATCGATGAGCGTGTTCCGTGCATAGGACAGCACCACCTCGATCTTCACGCTGGATCTCTCCACCACCTGCTTCAGTATGCTCAGAGGATAGCCTGTGATGCCGATATGCCTGCAGGAGGGAGATGTTCATTCGTGGTTCAGTCTATAGTCCGTCTCATTTGTATCTTACTCGGTTCTGCGTGTTTATTTGATCTCTAAACCTTCTTTTCTTTTGGCTTCTATATCTAACATTTAATTTGACTTCTTTCCATGTGCATCGCCTTGACCCCACATCTTATGAcctaacctcccctccttccaagtgtgcaccccctcccctccttccaagtgttcccccctcccctcccctccttccaagtattccccccttcccctcccctccttccgtgttcccccctcccttcccctccttccaagtgttcaccccctcccctccttccaagtgttcccccctcccctcccctccttccaagtattccccccttcccctcccctccttccgtgttcccccctcccttcccctccttccaagtattcaccccctcccctcccctccttccaagtgttccccccctcccctcccctccttccaagtgttcccccctcccctccttccacgtgttcaccccctcccctccttccaagtgttcaccccctcccctccttccaagtgttctccccttcccctgccctccttccacgtgttcccccctcccctcccctccttccaagtgttccccccctcccctccttccaagtgtctcccccttcccctcccctccttccaagtgttcaccccctgcccttccctccttccaagtattcaccccttcccctcccctccttccaagtgttccccccctcccctcccctccttccaagtgttcaccccctcccctccttccaagtgttctccccttcccctgccctccttccgcgtgttcaccccctcccctcccctccttccaagtgttcaccccctcccctccttccaagtgttccccccctcccctcccctccttgcaagtgtcccccctcccctccttccaagtgttccccccctcccctcccttccttccaagtgttcacctctcccctcccctccttccaagtgctccccccctcccctcccttccttccaagtattcaccccctcccctcccctccttccaagtgttcccccctcccctcccctccttccaagtgttcaccccctcccctccttccaagtgtttcccccttcccctcccctccttccaagtgttcaccccctcccctcccctccttccaagtgttccccccctcccctccttccaagtgttccccccctcccctcccttccttccaagtgttcaccccctcccctgccctcccctccttccaagtgttccccccctcccctcccctccttccaagtgttcccccctcccctcccctccttccaagtgttcaccccctcccctccttccaagtgttctccccttcccctgccctccttccgcgtgttcagcccctcccctcccctccttccaagtgttccccccctcccctcccctccttccaagtgttctccccttcccctgccctccttccgcatgttcaccccctcccctcccctccttccaagtgttcaccccctcccctcccctccttccaagtattcaccccctcccctcccatccttccgcgtgttccccccctcccctcccctccttccaagtgttcaccccctcccctccttccaagtgttctccccttcccctgccctccttccgcgtgttcaccccctcccctccttccaagtgttcaccccctcccctccttccaagtgttccccccctcccctcccctccttgcaagtgttccccccctcccctcccctccttccaagtgttccccccctcccctcccctccttccaaatgttcaccccttccctcccttccttccaagtgttcccccctcccctcccttccttccaagtattcaccccctcccctcccctccttccaagtgttccccccctgccctcccctccttccaagtgttcaccccctcccctcccctccttccaagtgttcccccttcccctcccctccttccaagtgttccccccctcccctccttccaagtgttcccccctcccctcccctccttccaagtgttcaccccttcccctcccctccttccaagtgttccccctcccctcccctccttccaagtgttctcccctcccctccttccaagtgttcacccctcccctccttccaagtgttcacccctcccctccttccaagtgttccccccttcccctcccctccttccaagtgttcaccccccgccccccctccttccaagtgttcccccctcccctccttccaagtgttctccccttcccttgccctccttccacgtgttcaccccctcccctccttccaagtgttcaccccctcccctccccctacttccaagtgttcaccccttcccctcccctccttccaagtgttcaccccctcccctgccctccttccaagcgttcaccttcccctccccgttcATCTCACCTCGCTTTGCCCTGTTCCACGACCTTCTGCAGCGCCGGCAGTGTCTCATTCAGTATTAGGTCCAAGCTCTCGGCAAACTCAAGATC encodes the following:
- the LOC113811226 gene encoding uncharacterized protein, translating into MDQPTFVEGFHDPEAVKKMTYHPLGNTGMQVSRLSLGGGPIGGLYGSTSEAECVNMVHSALKSGVNYIDTAPWYGNGRSEEVLGKALKDVPRSAYYIGTKIGRYEPCVERMFDFSAERVASSVDLSLKLLGLDYVDVIQVHDLEFAESLDLILNETLPALQKVVEQGKARHIGITGYPLSILKQVVERSSVKIEVVLSYARNTLIDDVLKEYMPFFQSRNIGVISACAVAMGLLCEGEPPEWHPAQQEIKDASKLAAKFCKDAGSDLARLAVQFSASTEGVATHLMGSNDSRIFRRNLEAILSTPTDLEVELSQQVQEKFFQKLSKREWEGVSEVEYWEEMRKIQAGKR